Proteins from a genomic interval of Trichocoleus desertorum ATA4-8-CV12:
- the clpS gene encoding ATP-dependent Clp protease adapter ClpS, with amino-acid sequence MSVETIEQRSTARKLAPRYRVLLHNDDYNSMEYVVQTLIHTVPSLTQPQAVSIMMEAHSNGMALVITCAQEHAEFYSETLKTHGLSSTIEPDE; translated from the coding sequence ATGTCTGTCGAGACCATTGAACAGCGTTCAACGGCCCGTAAACTTGCGCCACGCTACCGGGTTTTACTGCATAACGATGACTACAACTCTATGGAGTATGTGGTACAGACTTTGATTCATACAGTGCCTAGTCTGACTCAGCCACAGGCCGTCAGCATCATGATGGAAGCCCATAGCAATGGCATGGCTTTAGTCATTACCTGTGCCCAGGAGCATGCTGAATTTTACAGCGAAACTTTAAAAACTCATGGCCTTAGTAGCACAATCGAGCCAGACGAGTAA
- a CDS encoding CPBP family intramembrane metalloprotease: MKLHLTRLAHYPAPIRLAVFVVSLLLVWLPVAGPIYWLLDDQNLISILTLTLLYIEFILLARFWGQQVYQDTTILRSYGLKFSRRNGLEVLSGLGIGLGSLLGMFLLEGALGWLNWQAPTVFLPQIILEGLLVSLGIGFAEELFFRGWLFHELERDYRPNTALGVTSTVFALVHFIKPIAEIRRTWTNFPALVVLGLALGWAKQVTQTTVSETSNRVRPRSQGQLGLPIGLHAGLVWGYYIINVGQLMRYSGHVPEWVTGIDGNPLAGTVGILCLSLIALGMNLAARKRQAIAK; encoded by the coding sequence TTGAAGCTCCATCTGACTCGTCTAGCTCATTACCCTGCGCCGATTCGCTTAGCGGTTTTCGTAGTTTCCCTGCTGCTGGTCTGGCTACCTGTAGCAGGGCCGATTTATTGGTTGCTGGATGATCAGAACCTGATTAGCATTCTGACCCTGACCTTGCTATACATCGAATTTATCTTGTTAGCGCGGTTTTGGGGACAACAGGTTTACCAAGACACAACCATTCTGCGAAGTTATGGCCTGAAGTTTTCGCGCCGGAATGGGCTGGAGGTGCTGAGTGGTTTGGGGATTGGGTTGGGTAGCTTATTAGGGATGTTTTTGCTGGAAGGAGCGCTAGGGTGGCTCAATTGGCAAGCTCCCACTGTGTTCCTGCCTCAGATTATTCTAGAAGGGCTGCTTGTTTCTCTAGGAATTGGATTTGCCGAAGAGTTATTTTTTCGTGGTTGGTTGTTTCATGAGCTGGAGCGAGACTATCGGCCCAATACAGCCCTTGGGGTTACTAGTACCGTGTTTGCGTTGGTTCACTTCATCAAACCGATCGCGGAAATTCGCCGCACTTGGACAAATTTTCCAGCTTTGGTGGTGCTGGGATTAGCCTTGGGTTGGGCGAAGCAAGTAACTCAAACGACAGTCAGTGAAACATCTAATCGAGTCCGACCACGTTCTCAAGGGCAGCTAGGGTTGCCGATTGGCTTGCATGCAGGACTAGTTTGGGGTTACTACATCATCAATGTTGGGCAACTGATGCGTTATTCCGGTCATGTACCAGAGTGGGTAACAGGAATTGATGGCAACCCCTTGGCTGGAACTGTAGGAATTTTGTGCTTGAGCTTGATTGCTCTAGGCATGAATCTAGCAGCTAGAAAACGGCAAGCGATCGCCAAATAG
- a CDS encoding pentapeptide repeat-containing protein, with translation MDIEAIRSGQLKQLAGVHLEDEDLSNLDLSGVNLAGASLVGVNFNRTKLARARLDGANLIGAQLVGADLRTNLLGANLMQADLTGADLRGSNLRGANLMRAKLTQTIFTGAFLSGANLVGVNLQGVDLRSADLRGTNLSGANLQGANLSQADLQGALLSEANLEEADLQGANLAGANLSGANLLCAELKDANLNGVNLAGTCLLGTALDALSPAAQTR, from the coding sequence ATGGACATTGAGGCAATTCGCTCTGGGCAGTTGAAGCAGTTGGCGGGAGTCCATCTCGAAGATGAAGACCTCTCCAACCTGGATCTAAGCGGTGTCAACTTAGCGGGTGCATCCCTAGTAGGGGTTAACTTCAACCGTACTAAGCTGGCAAGAGCTCGTTTAGATGGTGCCAACTTAATTGGAGCGCAATTGGTAGGGGCAGATTTGCGGACTAATCTGCTAGGGGCCAATCTCATGCAGGCGGATCTCACAGGCGCAGACCTACGAGGCAGCAATCTGCGAGGCGCTAACTTAATGCGGGCTAAGCTTACTCAGACCATCTTCACGGGCGCTTTTTTGAGCGGTGCCAACTTAGTTGGCGTGAATTTGCAAGGAGTGGATCTGCGGAGCGCCGATTTGAGAGGCACTAACCTGAGTGGAGCAAACCTACAAGGCGCTAACCTGAGTCAAGCCGATTTACAAGGAGCTTTACTGAGTGAAGCGAATTTAGAAGAAGCCGACTTGCAAGGCGCAAATTTGGCAGGAGCTAACTTAAGTGGGGCTAATTTGCTCTGTGCTGAACTTAAAGATGCCAATTTGAATGGTGTGAATTTGGCGGGCACTTGCTTATTGGGAACTGCTTTGGATGCCCTGTCACCTGCTGCTCAGACCCGATAG
- a CDS encoding metal-dependent phosphohydrolase — protein MLEGSILQKLEAAHQTGETGKRPLSFGVYYKNTLVALCHALEDCILSCSSPPLVITAFQRGKWYLQEADRYGDLAARSRQVVIMAAPDSGFTEHPTSQRENVAIVGLEPADPVAQEWHLIILSPTYTAMVLCQELSAADYGPGGLPTEDRERKFYGFWTFEPNLVQETVELAIAHLAPYNPELQKNLQAQAAAIANEATQAESDDLCAVVSRVVDYLKASQQDIGQLPFTEALHPDVLDHNLISNELQAFLRIAQLSDLTDIKNPMAAAEVAALAEMMGQLLDLPAWQLHRLRLAGMLHRIAPMQEVETLSGGHALQAQEEAPSCPLSCPLVPGAQVLRTLPRLSAIATIINHQTEWWNGSGHPAGLAGDEIPLESRILGLVENFQRRVAELRLVNAQGEAQGDRTLNLEAVLSQVLAECQAHQGTRWDPKLVDVLALMVCGLQQGLSLPLTPHRVTSGMWLLDARLEEVAYPLFSSTENSEKTAAVGGTHGH, from the coding sequence ATGTTAGAAGGTTCTATTCTGCAAAAGCTAGAGGCGGCTCATCAAACAGGTGAGACAGGCAAGCGCCCCCTTAGCTTTGGGGTTTATTACAAAAACACTTTAGTTGCTTTGTGTCACGCCTTGGAGGACTGCATTCTCAGTTGTAGCAGTCCACCTTTGGTGATTACTGCCTTTCAGCGGGGTAAATGGTATTTGCAGGAAGCGGATCGTTATGGCGATCTAGCGGCGCGATCGCGGCAAGTCGTAATTATGGCTGCGCCTGACTCAGGCTTTACTGAACACCCCACTAGCCAACGTGAGAATGTAGCGATAGTCGGTCTGGAGCCAGCAGACCCAGTCGCTCAAGAGTGGCACCTGATCATTCTCTCACCCACCTACACGGCGATGGTGTTGTGCCAAGAGCTATCTGCGGCTGACTACGGCCCTGGGGGTTTACCTACAGAAGACCGCGAGCGTAAGTTCTATGGCTTCTGGACGTTTGAACCGAACTTGGTACAAGAAACTGTCGAGTTAGCGATCGCTCATCTCGCTCCTTACAATCCAGAGCTGCAAAAAAACCTCCAAGCTCAAGCCGCTGCGATCGCTAACGAAGCGACCCAGGCTGAATCAGACGATCTTTGTGCAGTGGTCTCACGGGTGGTTGATTACCTCAAAGCCAGTCAGCAAGATATAGGACAACTCCCCTTTACCGAAGCTCTACATCCCGATGTTTTAGATCACAACTTGATTTCGAATGAGCTGCAAGCATTTCTGCGAATTGCTCAACTCAGTGACCTGACTGATATTAAAAATCCGATGGCAGCGGCTGAAGTAGCGGCCTTGGCCGAGATGATGGGCCAACTCCTGGATCTACCTGCGTGGCAACTGCACCGTCTCCGTTTAGCTGGTATGCTGCACCGCATTGCTCCCATGCAGGAAGTAGAGACCTTATCTGGAGGACATGCTCTCCAAGCTCAAGAGGAAGCGCCCAGTTGTCCGCTGAGTTGTCCCCTAGTGCCGGGTGCCCAAGTTCTCAGAACTCTGCCTCGTCTCAGTGCGATCGCCACGATTATCAATCACCAAACCGAGTGGTGGAATGGCTCTGGTCATCCAGCTGGCTTGGCGGGTGATGAGATTCCCCTGGAATCCCGGATTTTAGGGCTGGTAGAGAACTTTCAACGGCGAGTCGCTGAGTTGCGGCTAGTGAATGCTCAGGGTGAGGCTCAGGGCGATCGCACGCTCAATTTAGAAGCAGTGCTATCGCAAGTTTTAGCTGAATGCCAAGCTCATCAAGGTACTCGTTGGGACCCCAAGCTGGTAGATGTTCTCGCTTTGATGGTGTGTGGGCTACAACAAGGTCTCAGCTTACCCCTCACCCCTCATCGCGTTACCTCTGGGATGTGGTTACTGGATGCTCGATTAGAAGAAGTAGCCTATCCTCTTTTCAGCAGCACTGAAAATTCCGAGAAGACGGCAGCTGTAGGAGGTACTCATGGACATTGA
- a CDS encoding B12-binding domain-containing radical SAM protein, which produces MHHRVLYVRLPCNPIFPLGVVYLADHLHKLFPKLEQRIFDLGTVPPLDFASALDACVDQFRPTLLVFSWRDIQIYAPVGGRGGNPLQYAFEFFYARNPFVKLRGALGGFRVTSAYYAELWRNLGLIKRGLKRSQKYHPEARLVVGGGAVSVFYEQLGKKLPAGTIVSVGEGETLLEKLLRGQDFRDERCYVVGEAKPRDRLIHEWPTPIQKTACNYDYINSIWPEFEYYFQESDFYVGVQTKRGCPHNCCYCVYTVVEGKQVRVNPADEVVAEMRQLYDRGIRNFWFTDAQFIPARKYIDDAIELLQKIVDSGMQDVHWAAYIRADNLTPQLCDLMVKTGMNYFEIGITSGSQELVRKMRMGYNLRTVLQNCRDLKAAGFNDVVSVNYSFNVIDERPETIRQTIAYHRELESIFGADKVEPAIFFIGLQPHTHLEEYALDKGILQAGYDPMSLMPWTAKKLLWNPEPMGSFFGEVCLQAWKQNPNDFGREVMNILEGKLGRADLEEALTAPIAPTEKQLVTSAS; this is translated from the coding sequence ATGCACCATCGAGTTCTCTACGTTCGCCTTCCTTGCAATCCGATCTTCCCTCTAGGAGTTGTCTATCTAGCCGATCATTTGCATAAGCTGTTTCCCAAATTAGAACAACGGATTTTTGATTTGGGAACGGTGCCGCCGCTAGATTTTGCTTCCGCTCTAGATGCTTGTGTAGATCAGTTTCGACCGACGTTGCTAGTTTTTTCGTGGCGAGACATTCAGATCTACGCGCCTGTTGGAGGTCGGGGCGGCAATCCCTTGCAATATGCCTTTGAGTTTTTCTACGCTCGCAACCCTTTTGTGAAGCTGCGGGGGGCTTTGGGCGGTTTCCGAGTTACCAGTGCCTACTATGCAGAACTTTGGCGTAATTTGGGCTTGATTAAGCGTGGTTTGAAGCGATCGCAAAAATATCACCCGGAAGCTCGCCTAGTGGTGGGTGGGGGAGCGGTTAGCGTCTTTTATGAGCAGTTAGGCAAGAAGTTGCCCGCAGGCACGATTGTGTCTGTTGGGGAAGGTGAAACGCTGCTGGAGAAGCTGCTTCGAGGCCAAGACTTTCGAGATGAGCGCTGTTATGTGGTGGGAGAAGCCAAACCGCGCGATCGCTTGATTCATGAGTGGCCCACGCCAATCCAGAAAACGGCCTGCAACTACGACTACATCAACAGCATCTGGCCTGAGTTTGAATACTACTTCCAAGAGAGCGACTTCTATGTAGGGGTGCAAACCAAGCGGGGATGCCCTCATAACTGCTGCTACTGCGTCTATACAGTGGTGGAAGGAAAGCAAGTCCGGGTGAATCCAGCCGACGAGGTGGTGGCTGAAATGCGGCAACTCTACGATCGCGGCATTCGCAACTTTTGGTTTACCGACGCCCAGTTTATTCCCGCCCGCAAGTACATTGATGACGCGATCGAACTACTGCAAAAAATTGTTGATTCGGGCATGCAAGACGTTCACTGGGCTGCTTACATCCGAGCGGATAACCTGACTCCGCAGCTCTGCGACCTGATGGTCAAAACTGGCATGAACTACTTTGAGATCGGCATTACCAGTGGTTCTCAGGAGCTAGTTCGTAAAATGCGGATGGGCTACAACTTGCGCACAGTACTGCAAAACTGCCGTGACCTCAAGGCGGCGGGCTTTAACGATGTCGTTTCTGTGAACTATTCGTTTAATGTGATTGACGAGCGACCCGAAACGATTCGGCAAACGATCGCCTATCACCGGGAATTGGAGAGTATCTTCGGTGCAGATAAGGTAGAGCCTGCCATCTTCTTTATTGGCTTGCAACCCCATACTCATCTAGAAGAATACGCTCTAGATAAAGGAATTTTGCAGGCTGGTTACGACCCCATGAGCTTGATGCCTTGGACTGCCAAGAAACTGCTGTGGAATCCAGAACCTATGGGTTCGTTCTTTGGTGAGGTTTGTTTGCAAGCCTGGAAGCAAAATCCCAATGATTTTGGCCGTGAAGTGATGAATATCCTCGAAGGTAAGCTAGGCCGAGCTGACTTAGAGGAAGCTTTGACGGCTCCGATCGCCCCGACGGAGAAACAACTGGTGACTTCTGCCTCATAG
- a CDS encoding DUF1830 domain-containing protein, with translation MAQLLDPVPSDQPNRIFCCYVNATSQIQIARITNIANWYFERVVFPGQRLLFEALPEAQLEIHTGMMASAILSDKIPCVQLWIEAEVYPSIDAVGEQRKEEKNEGLSVTESLAATA, from the coding sequence ATGGCTCAACTCCTTGATCCAGTCCCATCTGACCAGCCCAATCGGATTTTTTGCTGCTATGTTAACGCCACTAGCCAAATTCAGATTGCTCGGATTACGAATATAGCGAATTGGTATTTTGAGCGGGTCGTGTTTCCAGGCCAACGGCTACTGTTTGAAGCACTCCCAGAGGCTCAATTAGAGATTCATACAGGCATGATGGCAAGTGCTATATTATCGGACAAGATCCCCTGTGTCCAACTTTGGATTGAAGCTGAGGTATATCCAAGCATTGATGCAGTGGGTGAGCAGCGTAAAGAAGAGAAAAATGAAGGGCTCAGCGTCACAGAATCTTTGGCGGCTACAGCTTGA
- a CDS encoding DUF4079 domain-containing protein, with amino-acid sequence MNLPSFLWLWRIAAWSMGFSLLAYVLLAMTGVWMSQVRSTGQPHPNWLRSLHYTLGRILGLLVLLLLGIGLVGTVGHYGSLGHSIHLPAGLIVVALVAISFWSATQINPERSWARSLHISTNLILFLGFIWVSVTGWDVVQKYLP; translated from the coding sequence TTGAATCTACCCTCGTTTCTCTGGCTTTGGAGAATTGCTGCCTGGTCAATGGGCTTCTCGCTTTTGGCCTACGTGCTTTTAGCCATGACTGGCGTCTGGATGTCTCAAGTTCGATCCACTGGCCAACCTCATCCAAACTGGTTGCGATCGCTGCACTACACCCTTGGTAGAATTCTTGGTTTGCTAGTGCTGCTGTTGCTAGGAATTGGCTTAGTAGGAACTGTAGGACATTATGGCTCCTTGGGCCATTCCATTCATTTGCCTGCTGGCTTAATCGTGGTGGCTTTAGTTGCGATTTCTTTCTGGAGTGCCACCCAAATCAACCCTGAACGTAGTTGGGCGCGATCGCTGCACATCAGCACCAACCTAATTCTGTTCTTAGGGTTTATTTGGGTTTCGGTCACAGGCTGGGACGTAGTACAAAAATATTTACCCTAG
- a CDS encoding STAS domain-containing protein, which produces MSNSVTVPVIVRAPKRIDCCTATFLAQDLEAKIQAGGGVVLDLSATQFVDPDGTKVILEGLMKSRQRGAKFALQGVKPQVKVILEISGILQHFKQK; this is translated from the coding sequence ATGTCTAACTCTGTAACCGTTCCTGTAATTGTTCGTGCTCCGAAGCGGATTGACTGCTGCACTGCTACGTTTTTGGCCCAAGATCTGGAAGCAAAGATTCAAGCAGGTGGAGGCGTTGTGCTTGATTTGAGTGCAACTCAGTTTGTTGATCCAGACGGAACTAAGGTGATCCTAGAGGGTCTCATGAAGTCTCGCCAACGAGGGGCTAAGTTCGCTCTGCAAGGCGTGAAGCCACAGGTTAAAGTAATTTTAGAGATTTCCGGAATTTTGCAACACTTCAAACAGAAGTGA
- a CDS encoding ATP-binding cassette domain-containing protein — MEQTAQMHLQQVNLAASVGAHYLLQNISFEVFQGDRIVLVGPSGAGKTSLLRLLNRLIEPTQGAIYLDNQEIQQIPVIQLRRQIVLVPQESKLLGMTVEAALTYPLTLQDLPRTTITQRLQYWLEQLNIPSDWLDRTEVQLSVGQRQVVAIARALMLQPKILLLDEPTSALDAGRAAHVLKVLTEVAESGQITLLMVNHQLDLAQQFCTRLLYLQQGQLLKNLPSQAIDWADLRHTLIQVETAAAQEWM, encoded by the coding sequence ATGGAACAAACTGCCCAAATGCATTTGCAGCAGGTTAATTTAGCCGCTTCAGTTGGAGCCCACTATCTGCTGCAAAACATCTCTTTTGAAGTGTTTCAGGGCGATCGCATTGTCCTGGTAGGGCCATCCGGGGCAGGCAAAACCTCCCTGCTGCGATTGCTCAATCGCCTGATCGAACCCACGCAGGGAGCCATCTATCTAGACAACCAAGAAATTCAGCAAATTCCAGTCATTCAGTTGCGGCGGCAAATTGTTTTAGTGCCTCAAGAATCCAAACTTTTGGGCATGACCGTGGAAGCGGCGCTAACCTATCCCTTGACACTGCAAGACCTCCCTCGCACCACCATTACCCAACGTTTGCAGTACTGGCTAGAACAACTGAACATTCCCTCCGATTGGCTAGACCGCACCGAGGTGCAACTTTCGGTCGGTCAACGGCAAGTAGTCGCGATCGCACGAGCCTTGATGCTGCAACCCAAGATTCTGCTCCTCGATGAACCCACATCAGCGCTAGATGCAGGGCGAGCCGCGCATGTGCTCAAAGTTTTAACCGAGGTGGCAGAAAGTGGCCAAATCACCCTCTTAATGGTCAATCATCAACTCGATTTGGCTCAACAGTTTTGTACCCGCCTCCTGTATTTACAGCAAGGCCAACTCCTCAAAAACTTGCCAAGCCAAGCCATAGACTGGGCCGACCTACGCCACACCTTAATTCAAGTAGAAACCGCAGCCGCTCAAGAGTGGATGTGA